Part of the Urocitellus parryii isolate mUroPar1 chromosome 2, mUroPar1.hap1, whole genome shotgun sequence genome, AATGTTAGTCATTCAATTTCAACTTTATAATACTCACTCTGCAATAAATTATTCTAGAAGATTAGAGAAAAGAATTAGGCCTGGAAACTGTACTTGAAAAGAGAACATAGTGTAAACCCAGCAGACAGAAAACAAACTGCTGAAAACTCAGATAACCGAGAAACTCTTCAAATCTGAAGAGTGTGACACCACACAGGTAAGTTACCTACCATTAAGTGAACACAAATTAAAACTccaagtgaaaatgaaaaagcCAAGACTGTGAGACACCATACTATTCactcatattttatatatgttttatttttcaaaagcattaATCTCTTATTACTCTGATCACTATACCATAAAACTGAGAAAACACAAAACTTTATAAAGGTTAACCAATTTCTATAATCCATCTCTAGCAGTGGCTCTTCTGTTTTGTACTGACTTCAGTAATGACGGGGGTTACTTATACTGAAGCCGGAAAAGGGCCTGATTTAGAGATTGAAACATGGAAATCTCTGAAGCAACACTCAGTGATTGCTAAGCTGCAAATTAACCTACCAGTGGAAATCAAGATCATCAGGTACTGGGCTAGAGtcttataattttactttcttctaaGTTTCAGATATATGACAAGTCTTCCAAATGTGGCAAACAGGTAGCAAAAGctgatcttgaaaaaaaaaaacctctagcaAAAAGCAGAAGAGCACAATCTCTATGAAGCACTACTTAGCAGAAAGACATCTCAAAGAGCACTGACCTggtcctcctcttcatcctcatCCTCTGCCAGACGCTGTCTGCCGACTTCATACAGTCTGCATACTGTGTCCATGTTCAGAGAATCCATGCTGCCTTGATTCTGGAATAAAACACCCAGTCCAGAAGGAATAGTGAGTTTTCAGAAGGTTCATACCCACACCTCAGCTCTGGTGCCCATGACCTTGACCCTGTAACTATCAATGTTTCCAATACCTAAAAATCCTTGAGTTGGCTCTCAAAATATTATACCTGGGACACACAGAGGGAAAGAAACACAGCATATGAAGGTTTTGAACAATGAGGGCCTAAGTACAGAAGAGACCACCATCCTTGGAACAAACCTGTCTTGCTCTGGCAAGACTCCTCTGAGAAAGGGATGACAATGTAAATCCAAGGGGTAGGACTCTCTACATTGTCTTATACTGAgatcttcttattttttctcttatactaTATGTCTCCCAAACACTACCAATTCAGTAGGCTATCAATAATCTATCAGAAACGTTATCAACTTTAGAACCCATTTGATATCAGACAAAACCCCTGTAATATAACTTACAAATGATCATACACATAAGAAAAACAGCAGGATCTCTGCAAGTTCCCTTTACCTCAATGACAGCAAGATAGCAGTCTTTGGTGTCTGTACATAGGTCAAAGATATTCCGCTTCACATCAATGGTTGCTGAAAAACAGAATGTGACAAGACTCAGGACAGGACCTATAGCTGTGACCTTAAAACCTGCTTTTCCTCTATAGGAAGTTAAAGtgattattcataaatatttccaaaactccTCTGATTTTCAGTGAAAAGTTACAGTCCTCCTGGAAAGTGGAGgatctttaaaaagtaacattaagACGTAAAGAAAGCTCCctagagctgggtgcagtggtacatgattgcaatcccagcaatttgggaggaaggcaggaggattgcaagtttaaagccagcctcagcaactcagtgagaccctgtctcaaaatttaaaatttttttaaaaagagctgaagatgtggctcagtgggtttaatccctggtactaaaaacaaagaaaaagaacaaacgaTTCAACTAATACATGAACATGTgttagtggtacatgcctgtaatcccagtgacttggaggactgagacaggaagatcacgagttcaaggctaacctgtataacttggagagaccctgtctcaaaaaaatatggGGGATACAACTGCCAGTACCtcaaaaaagaggggaaaaaatgatcaATACCTGCCCCTACATGCTTACCTATAGGTTTGTAATCAGTTGCGTTAAATGTGCGAAAGGATGACCCAAAAGGACTTTTCATCCTCTCTTCTATTAAGTCATCTTCATCATCTGCCTGCAACATAGCTAGTGGGAACAGGGGAATAATAAAATACTGTTAAGAATCAGAAACATTCCCTATTCACAAGTGCAGAAAATTTTAATGACCAATCAAGATTTCAGTCAGTTTCCCTGAATTTAGTTAGTTCCTCTCAAACTGTCTTCCTTGCATATCCAATCTATTGTGGCAAACAATGTCCTCAACTTCTCATCTAGCTCCCAATAAATGTAACAGCTGAAGGCTTACAACAtcctaaaacaataaataaaaaggtttttaaGATATATGTGTGGAAATCACAGcataaaatttctttctatacAAGATTTGTTGACTTCAAAGTTAGTTGCCTTTCATTCTAaatcaatgttatttttaaccttcttttttgttacCACCACACTAACCTTTTCATCTATGTCAGAACTTTAAAGTGCTTCTCACAAAAGCAGAATTTCCAAAAAAAGAAGTATCCAATTAAGTGAGTAGAAGAGAATGAAGTGAAAAGTTTATTACCTCCATACATCACTGTTCCCGTGTGGTTGAACACCACACGACACTGATCCAGAGCAGGAACAGTATGTAAAAGATGGAAAGTTCGAAGGTCCCACTTGGAAAAGGAGTAGTCAAGGAAAACTATTTCACACAAAAGTTCTTATCTAACCTCATGGAAATTCTGAAACATCACTTTTGTTCCCCTCTTGCTAGGTATTGACACTTTAAAAGTCATAGATATTATTGAATGATGTCCCCAGTATACTCTTTAGGTAAATAAATGCTACGTGAATTCCCTCTTCCCCGTAGTAGCACTTCATTTTCTTATGTCTAGCAACTGATTTCTATAGAGCAAAAGTAAAATCCttccaaagataaataaaaatcaatttgataATGATAGCCAGGAATCTAGTCACGCTTCCTAAAACATAGAAAACATGCTACTTAAAGTCGTCATTaattcccaatatcaacaatatagtCCACTGGAAACTCACTAACAATTCAAACCAAAGGAGAGGCACCACATTATTATCAGTGTGGATACTTTAACCTGGTACTGCTAGAAAGAACTTCtgcttctaaaaaataataaaatcatggcatttgcaggcaaatggatggcattagagcagattatgctaagtgaagttagccaatccctaaaaaataaatgccgaatgtcttctctgatataagggggggggggtgactcaaaatgggatagggaggaagagcatgagaaaaagactaccactaaatagggaagagaggtgggaaggaaaaagagggagaaggggagttgcccagaagatgggaggagaacctcattgttatacagaatacatatatgatgttgtgatgagaaaaagaaaaaaaaaagtatgtcacattagattggatagagagaaaggatgggagaggagaggaggagtagggaggataggaagggcagcagaatagacaatatgattgatgtatgtacattccatgtatgtattatattatcaaaatgcattctactgtcatgtatgactaaaaaaataaataaataaataaattttttaaaaatccagcacCCCAGGGTTAATAAATCAGTACtatggttaaaaagaaaattggcaaCCCCTGGATTCTACTGTGTCACAATTATGTAGTAATAATGGTTGTAAATGCTAGCTTTTATCTAGGGTGAGACAGGTCTCTAGAAAATTGtgaattataacaaaataatttgtttggcaaataagaataaatctctggatgtggaaaaaaacaaaaaaaaaagaacttctgcTTAACAAACTGGATAACAAATGGAGTGCAAAGGATACAATTTCAGTATTAATGATGACCTCCAGCCCATTTGGATGGAAAACGCCACTGATGTTCATGTTGAACTTGTCAAACTTGTGAATGGCCTGTGCAGAGCGGACATCCCAGAGGACGCCATCATTTAAGACAAGATCATCTGTAGGATTAAAGGTGGCACAATTCCTCTTGTAGTTGTTGGCAAGATCTGGGTTAAACAGAGTCAACAGCTTGTTGCCAGTCTGAATATCATAAATCTTTAGAGAAGAAGGGGtgggaagagaaaaatcagacCAATCCATCCATAGACAAATTTAAAGAGAAACTGTATAAAATGCTTCTCCCATGCTTTTTAAGCTTCCCCTACCCCTACCCTGACAAATTACAAAAGCCCTAATACTGTAAAATGACTGGTAAGTAAGAAGATCATACCCATTCAAGCAAAGTTTAAGTGCTTTGTTTCATAGTCAAGTCTTAAAAAAGCCCTTTCCCACTagtaagaaaaagagaagtggggctggggatgtggctcaagcagtagcgtgctcgcctggcatgcgtgcgccccgggtttgatcctcagcaccacatacaaacaaagatgttgtgtccgccgataactaaaaaataaatattaaaaaattctctctctctctctctctctctctctcctctctcactctatctttaaaaaaaaaaagaaaaagagaagtgaaaCTATGTAGGgacttaagaaaaacaaatttttcttcccttccccttttcaagaaacagaaaacatttatattaaaacaaattctcagactgggttgtaactcagtggtagagcacttgcctagcatgtgtgaagcactgggttcaattctcaacaccatatacaaataaataaaataaaggtccataaacaacttaaaaaaattgtcCATATCAATCATTGATTACCCACAGAATACTCTTTAGAGTGTTATTTTCTGGAGAAAGACATCAATGAAATAATCTTTTCTCCATAAAATCTCCCCATGTAAACATTTTAGCCCCACCATATTAAAAGTTTTCAAAGTCTACAATATGCAACACATGCAGAGACCAGATCTTTCCCATCAGCTTACAGACACACTATATTACTTCAAATCTTTTCTTTGAAACAAATAAGGAAACACcacaaggaaacaaacaaattcaTATCATGGGATAAGACAACTAGCCTGGTCTCTTCAAAAGTCAATGTCATGAAAACTGGAGAAATGGTTCTTGGCTTTAAAACATTAGtaagacataacaatcaaatGCAATGTGTGAATCCTGGCTGGATCCTGgttcaaaaaaaacaaacaaacatttgaaACCAAATACATCAGGAACAAATGGGAAAATTGAGTATGGactaaatatcaaataatatttgggaattactacaattttcttaaatttgctaaatgattttataacaaaatatctattGTTAGGAGATACACACCATAATACTGAAGGATAAAAATGCCATGATGATGCTTATAATTTtcaacttcaaaataatttaaaacaacacatacacatttacatacaaaatatggcaaaatattaaACTGATGAATCTAGGAAGTGAATATATAtactattctttcatttttctatgtttcaatattttcaaatgagaatTCAGGAGAAAATTATCCCTAAATTTACCATCCTACAGACTCCTCAAGGTGTGacccttctttctctgctttggttttcagcaaaaatatttcaaaaaaaaattacatgttcaAGTGTGTCCATTTCTCTCCTGCTCTTTCATGAACCACTCTAATCAGGTTTTGCTCCACCAGAATACAGAATTATTACTTGACAAGGTTAACAACATTGTTAGTCTTCTTTCGGTACTCATCTTCTACAATTCATTAACTGTTTCTGACTCACTGATCAATcctttctcaaatttattttcattggttTCTAGGGTACCTGTCTTCTGGACTTGCTTCTGCCTCACTGGCCACTCTCTCTAGAGCTCCTTCTCAAGTTCATCTTCATTTGCCaacatttccccccccccccatttgccAATTTTTATATAGTGGAACAACCAGGGCTCTGTCCTCACAATCTTTCTCATCTCTAGCCCTTTGATCTCATCCAAGTTCATGGCTCTAGATACTATCACCATGTATATgtaattcatatttatatctcCCATCCCAGACACCTTTCTCCTGAACTctcaaactgtgtgtgtgtgtgtgtgtgtgtatatatatttcactCCCCATTCCCTACTGAATGTCTAATGAATTTCAAACTTCATGTGTCCAAAACCCCAGGGTCATGGCCTATCATTTCTCATGGTCTCCCCATGCCCACATGCACCCAGCTGTACTGCTCTTCTCACATACAAGCTGGTACAACATCTTCTGACCTAACTGGAAGGTCTGCTATTGCCTCTCTCAAAGAAACCAGAGCCACTATAGAAATTTTACATTCAATCATATATCCTCTGATCAGCATCCAGTGTCTTCATCTTACTCAGAGAAAAAGCCAAAGGTTGGTCCTAACTATAAAATATGGGGTCATCACTGACCTCAGCACTtaccctctcctctcttccctccccgcAAGCAAGGGCTTTTCCCTTCCATTCCATCTGCCTTACAACCTCTTTTGCCTCTCTGCTTCAATCATGCTTCCTTCATGGCTCTGCTCAAACAATAACCAATCTGTAATGTTGGCTATCCCAGATAAAACAGAAATCCCCCACACCTCCAATaagcatttcctcttttttcctgtaACACCACCTAATTACagcatttatttgtttctttatttactgCTTCAGGCTCCATAAAAGGCACAGACCTTATTTTAACTAAAACTTAGTAActcaacaatgaatctgctggCCTATAATATCTTTCTCAGATTCCATGTTCAGCCCTTTCATATTCTTCCCATATAATTTAAAACTACTTTATTACACTTTTAGATCTTAACTGGTAGGAAAATCATTGAGTATTTCTAGTGACCCACGAGTAAGACTTAAGTCCTCACATCTGATCCAGAAGATTTCAGTAGGAACAAATGAGTAAAATCAGCTTAAAGCAATAAATGCTTAAGTACTCACATGGGCAATGTCTCCTTTTGTGCCTATGACCCGATCCTGAGAGTGCTTACTGAACTCAACATAGTGATCTTCTGCAAAGGAATGCCTACAAACAATAAACATACCAAAGTGACACACCTTCAAGATTTATGCTTTTAACAAACTGAAAATTAGCCCCTTGCACAACCGTATTCACCCAAAATCCTTAGCTCCCAAAGAGAAAACAACTGTATACacttgaattaaaaagaaaattccctcCATTAGAACATCTGTGAGGTTGGCTCCCAAAGAGAAAACAACTGTACACAcgtgaattaaaaagaaaattccctcCACCAGAACACCCGTGAGGACCCCAAATAATAGGAATTCCTTGATTACAAAAATGGCTAATAGGGTACATGTgagtatagctcagcagtagaatgccaGCCTAGTTCTCTAAAAGAAATACCCCAGgaactggagttgtggctcagcggcagagcattcacctagcacgtgcaaggccctgggttcaatccttagcactatataaaaataaataaaataaaggtattgtgtccaactacaactaaaaagtaaacatttaaaaaaagaaaaagaaatatcccaGCAAACAGTGCAATTATACCCTATGTAAatacttagggggaaaaaaaaacataaatgtgtCATTATGGGTTAGTCAAGGGTCTGCTGCACAATTGGAATGTAAACACTTCATAAGAATATCTAGAGGGCTCAggctatatagctcagtggtaaagcgcttgcctcacatgtgtcaggcactgggttcaatcctcagcaccacataaaaaataaataaagatactgtgggttcatctacaactaaaaaaatattttaaaaaagaatatctagggctggggatgtggctcaagcggtagcatgctcgcctggcatgcgtggggctctaggttcgatcctcaacactacataaaaataaaataaagatattgtgtccacatgaaactaaaaaatatttttttaaaaaaaaaaaggaatatctagataatgatggggctggggttatggctcagcaatacagcgctcacctcacatgtgcaaggccctgggtttgatcctcagcaccacataaaaataaataaataaataaataaaattattgtgtccaactacaaaaatatatatttaaaaaaaaaaaagaatagctagaaaatgagaaagataaaatCTTATTAAACATGAgccttattttttcccaaaaggcTCCTTGTCTAAAACCAGATGAAGggtggactggggctgtggctcagcggtagtgcacttgcctgtcatgtgtgaggcaccgggttcgattctcagcaccacatatgaataaataaaataaacgttttttaaaaaaaagggagaaatatatttaaaaataaataaataaataaaaataaaaccagatgaAGGGAGACACAAATTAAGTaataaaaacacagagacatGAGACTACAAAAGTAAATAATACATACTTCATATCAAATACTGATTTCATTCCCCAAAGTGCAGACAAAGGCTGGCTCCAGGTAGCAGATGTCAGCAACAAAGACCCATCCTAAAAAGAGGAGGAGACCCAAGGTGGGTAAACATGTATTTACACATATGCAGATGTCTCTGACATTAGCATTTTAACATACAAAGATAAAAAACATttgattcaagaaaaaataaaaaactctccAGAACCAAGAAATACTCAGAAACCAGTAGGATTTAAACATAAGACCCTGTAGTGCcctagaaaataattataagaacGGTAAATCCTCctaaactagtttttaaaaaattgttttaaatagctCCAAGGGAGGGGTATATATGTTGTAAAGATGTCAATGATGATTCCTTTCTTCTTAATACCTGGCCATATTCCTCTGAAATACAAGTCATCCTCAACTAGAATTTCCACCTGATTCAAAAAGAATCAGACCCAACAAAGGTGAGTCTCCTTTTCTCCACTTCACCAACCTGTCTCAGAATGATTGAGAGCATCCAGGGAAGAAGCACTTACTCTGGAGGGTTCAAGGTGTGTGATGGCCGAGTTGTGACAGTTATAGCTGGCCTCCTCTTGTCCACTAAATACATTGTACAGCTTCAGCTGCCCTGTACAGGTACCAAGCATCAAGAACCGCTCTCGTGCTGAGAATGCACAGCAGGTAAAGCCACTCTCATCTTCATTGGCTTCCCGAAACACTGAAATAGGGCGAAATCTaagcaaaaaaatcaaaaactgaGAATCAGAGGCAAAACATATATATAagaaccctgaaaaaaaaatctgctagaaagaataaagaaaaaccagAATTACATTTCAAAAAGTAAGCTTTTCTGAAATATCAATGACTTTCAtggttcattttcattttaaatgagagaaattaacaatccttagcaagaaaagtaaagcaggttGCCAACCTGCTTCAAAATGGTTGCCAACCATTTTGAGTTGCCCATCTATTACTGATGATTTTTAGTGTTCAGGTTACAAAGCCGCTCTTACAAAACTGTTAGAAAACAGTCTTTACTACTGGCCACAACCTGTTACaccacaaactttatttttagtgcAAGACTCTGCAGTGTAAGGGGTTCAGAAATACACAAATGCACTTACAAATTAAACAAAGATTCCCATGTTTAAAGCTGTGATCACACCACCTTTATGTTAGGTTTGTAAAGGATCAGAATGGAAGGCAACTTGGACAAAGACAAGTTTGAAAGCTTGATTAGGGGTGGAGTGTTGTATGGGTTCTAGAAAATAAACTGCTTTTGACTATCATATCAATATATTGTCAACAATAACTCAAGGAATCCATGGTTGACAAAAGGTGGTACACTTGTATCACTTGTGTAGACACAAAATGACAAACTTGTATTTCAGGCCAACAATGGCTTTCTTAACTAATCACTGTGCAGATACTGCCCAAACACTTTGATCTAAATAGAAGAATCATTCCAATTTCCACAAAGGAGGCTCTCCTTACCTGCTAAAGATAAGGTGCCTATCAAAGCATCCGCCATCTACCCCTCCATATTTTGGAAATGATGCCCTGCGGTTTAGCCTTGAGGTAAAGTTTATTGGCGCTTGCCGCCTCTGTTTTGGCTCAGGACATTGGTGAGgagtaaagagagagaaaggtggaCAGGTGGCAACTGGATTCTTGCAGCGAGCATGTTGCTCTCTAAGATATTCTGTGATGATACTGTCCAGTGTAGGTGGGGAAGGAAGATGTCTGTCCAACTGCTTTTTTATGGCTGGGCTCTGGCTGTAGGCACCATGGTCCGACTTCTGCCGCAACACTCTGATTTTTCTGCCATTACAGGGTGACGGCCTCTCTCTAATAAAACTGATCCTACCAATCAAAGGGGAGTTGCCTGCATAAGATGGACCAGGCAGAGCTAAGGAACCCTGAGGGGGCCGTGGCTGAGGATGGGCAGTAGGGGCAGAAGGAGCAGAAGCACCCACAGCAGCATGGCTACCCAATCGAGTTGCAATGCCATTGGCAATACGAGGCGTTCGAGGAAGAGAGAcaggagaagcagcagcagtTACTGGGGTGAAGGCAGAAGAATGGGAGGCAGCAGTCATGGGCAGGTCAGCCTCTTTTGTCAGCACAGTTGCTGTCTCTCCAAGCCCTTTAGAAATGAGATGGTTTCGTATCAACAGAAGCAGCTCTTTCTCAGGGAAGGAGATCCTTGACTGGGCAACAACATCTGCTTTTTGCAGCCGTGCCAGGGAGACATCAGTGCCAATGAGAAGTGGCTTTCCTGACACCCGTTCAATGAGTTCAGCAGCATACTTGCAGAATTTGACATGGTCACTACGCTTGTCCTGCAGCACAGGCTCCTTCATCAGCTGCTGGATCTGGCAGCTGCTAAAAAGGGGCAGTTTGCTGATGATCTGCCGGACAGTGCTACTGCGAGATAGGCCCACCAGAGCCTTGCAAGCCAGGGCCCGAATCTGGTCTGCATCTGTGATGGGCATCTTGATGGACAGCAAAGACAAAAGCACCTTGATGCCATTGTTAGACTGAACCACATTCCACATCTTGGCCAGGGTGTGCTCACTGctcttgggagtctgaggcaactTTCTGCGAGGAGTTCCAGAAATAAATTTGCCAATACTAGATATTCGGTTATCCGGGCCACACACACAATTGATGATAATCTGAAGTGCAGACTTCTGAATCTCAGCATCATGGATAAAGAACTCACCCTCAGCCACTCCCAAAATAATGCTGATACCtatgagagggaaaaaatatatattatttcctcACAAAACAAATGGTTAGCACTTTACTGGTTGTCCCAGAACCAAAATTTGGAGTTCTAATTATTGGTtgaattggggggaaaaaaactatatttttttaaaagtataagaaaTTTTTTGCATAAAATACAATCTGTTCTAATataatgttttttggttttgtttctgtgatactggggattgaacccaggggcactctaccactgaactacattcccactaatttttttttccttttttaaaatttccccatCCCTTTAAAGTTTTTGAGACGGGGCTagtcaaaattgcaatcctcctgcctcagacttctaaattactgggattacaggtatgccacCATGCTCAATTAGTTACAATGTAACTTTATAATATAATACCTCACATGTAGttattaaataagcaaataatattaGTATTATGTGTAAGTCACCAAGGTTCATGCACAAATTTTCCTAAGTAAGGGGAACAAAAGAGtgggaataaattaaaaacttctacaggaaaagaaagagcCCTCAGAGTTCAGCTGCTACCATGGCAGTGGGAACCTTTTCCACtacatattaagaaaattagCCAGAACAAGGCACAGTGcattatgcctgtaatcccagcaactcgggagctGAAGCAAGGGaaccacaaattcaaggccagcatcagaaacttagtgagattcagtttcaaaataaaaaatttaaaaaggtttgggattgggcacagtggctcacacctgtaatcccagcagctcagaagactaacacaggaggatcgcaaaattcaaagccagcctcagcaatggcaaagtgcagagcaacttagtaagactccatctcaaaaaaatacaaaataagcctggggattgtggctcagtggtcaagtgcccctgagttcaatccccagtaccccccacaaaaaaaaagaagggctgggaatgtatctcagcagtagagcaacattgagtttaatccccagtaccacaaaaataaatgaatgaatgaatgaatgaatgaatgaatgaataagtacaAGTGCCTGAACCTTTGGCTTTCTCCTCACAGCGGTGGTGATACAACATCTGGTTTTAGCAGTCTTGCCAGGGGCATAtcattaaagcaaataaataaataaatagatagatagatagataaataaataaataaaactgactgCCCCCACCAGAGTGGTGTACTCCAGGAACCAGAGTCAGTAACATTATCTCTCTTGCTAACCTCAATATAATACCCTCAGAAACCTGCTCTTAATAAAGGAATATCTTCAAATAAAAGCTATTTTCCTTGTGTATGGTTGCCAAACATTTTGAGTTGCCCATCTATTACTGATTATTTTTAGTGTTCAGATTACAAAGCTGCTTTCACAAAACAGTTAGAAAACAGTCTTTTACTACTGGCCTCAACCCATTACaccataaactttatttttagtgcAACACTCTGCACTGTAATATGTTCAGAAATGCACACCTACCATTATAGCAGAAATGCCTGAACCACTCACAGACCCTGAATTTACTAGCATGACTCCCTTATGTGAAACTATATGGTGCTATttacaagagaaaaacaaggaaCCTTCCTCTACTACTTTCTGTTCTAATATCCCAAAATTAAGTAAGTAACCACAACCAGCAAAGGATAACAAATTCAcacaaagcaacaacaaaaatggcaACCTACCTACAGTGGAGATGGTAGAGCCAGCTTCATCCAATACATCCACTGATTCTGCCAACTGGAGCTGGATTTTTGGCACCACAGTGAGAATAGCCAGGACATCCAAAGCAAAGCGCACAGTGTCATTCCTAGACAGGAAGAACAATTAGTCAAAGGCAAACTATGATATAGTCACAAGAAACTATAAcagttttttaaatgagaaaggaaaacaacagaTCATGATTACCACTGGTGGACTCTATCACGAGTAGCATCaaatgaatatgtcacaatgacaTTACTTCCAAAAAACACAGGGATGAATTTTTACCTATCAAAGTcctaaaattaaagacaaaaaatta contains:
- the Dcaf1 gene encoding DDB1- and CUL4-associated factor 1 isoform X2; protein product: MSELIEKETEEYRKGDPDPFDDRHPGRADPECMLGHLLRILFKNDDFMNALVNAYVMTSREPPLNTAACRLLLDIMPGLETAVVFQEKEGIVENLFKWAREADQPLRTYSTGLLGGAMENQDIAANYRDENSQLVAIVLRRLRELQLQEVALRQENKRPSPRKLSSEPLLPLDEEAVDMDYGDMAVDVVDGEQEEASGDMEISFHLDSGHKTSSRVNSATKPEEGGLKKNKAAKQGDRESFRKAKQKLGFSSSDPDRMFVELSNSSWSEMSPWVIGTNYTLYPMTPAIEQRLILQYLTPLGEYQELLPIFMQLGSRELMMFYIDLKQTNDVLLTFEALKHLASLLLHNKFATEFVAHGGVQKLLEIPRPSMAATGVSMCLYYLSYNQDAMERVCMHPHNVLSDVVNYTLWLMECSHASGCCHATMFFSICFSFRAVLELFDRYDGLRRLVNLISTLEILNLEDQGALLSDDEIFASRQTGKHTCMALRKYFEAHLAIKLEQVKQSLQRTEGGILVHPQPPYKACSYTHEQIVEMMEFLIEYGPAQLYWEPAEVFLKLSCVQLLLQLISIACNWKTYYARNDTVRFALDVLAILTVVPKIQLQLAESVDVLDEAGSTISTVGISIILGVAEGEFFIHDAEIQKSALQIIINCVCGPDNRISSIGKFISGTPRRKLPQTPKSSEHTLAKMWNVVQSNNGIKVLLSLLSIKMPITDADQIRALACKALVGLSRSSTVRQIISKLPLFSSCQIQQLMKEPVLQDKRSDHVKFCKYAAELIERVSGKPLLIGTDVSLARLQKADVVAQSRISFPEKELLLLIRNHLISKGLGETATVLTKEADLPMTAASHSSAFTPVTAAASPVSLPRTPRIANGIATRLGSHAAVGASAPSAPTAHPQPRPPQGSLALPGPSYAGNSPLIGRISFIRERPSPCNGRKIRVLRQKSDHGAYSQSPAIKKQLDRHLPSPPTLDSIITEYLREQHARCKNPVATCPPFSLFTPHQCPEPKQRRQAPINFTSRLNRRASFPKYGGVDGGCFDRHLIFSRFRPISVFREANEDESGFTCCAFSARERFLMLGTCTGQLKLYNVFSGQEEASYNCHNSAITHLEPSRDGSLLLTSATWSQPLSALWGMKSVFDMKHSFAEDHYVEFSKHSQDRVIGTKGDIAHIYDIQTGNKLLTLFNPDLANNYKRNCATFNPTDDLVLNDGVLWDVRSAQAIHKFDKFNMNISGVFHPNGLEVIINTEIWDLRTFHLLHTVPALDQCRVVFNHTGTVMYGAMLQADDEDDLIEERMKSPFGSSFRTFNATDYKPIATIDVKRNIFDLCTDTKDCYLAVIENQGSMDSLNMDTVCRLYEVGRQRLAEDEDEEEDQEEEEQEEEDDDEDDDDTDDLDELDTDQLLEAELEEDDNNENAGEDGDNDFSPSDEELANLLEEGEDGEDEDSDADEEVELILGDTDSSDNSDLEDDIILSLNE